One Paraglaciecola mesophila genomic region harbors:
- a CDS encoding alpha-amylase family glycosyl hydrolase — protein sequence MMKQKPLARPSHSCFTNAAMTMALALALTACTHTNHKASVDSSKQGTEQYYGTNNPFVKEAVYFVMTDRFVDGDESNNYPEQGGSLPSFDLPLYADNGDTANVGYLGGDLKGVLDNAQYISNMGFTAVWLTPIVENPDQQFAGGEAIAYGGAFKDGGKSAYHGYWASNFYKIDEHYPSKNLDYKTYTNKMREQFGIKTVFDVVANHGSPSFSMPIEQDTFGKLYDQAGQLVADHQNLPPEKLDPHNPLHQFYHNTPDIMQLSNLNEDNAQLRDYLINSYLYWIEQGADAFRIDTIKHVPHHFWQEMAARVRAKYPDFFMFAESFDYNANFIAQHTLAKNGGISVLDFPGQKAITSVFETPGSDYASLLTYLHLTHGPYANPYELTTFYDNHDMPRMNASDTGFIDANNWLFTSRGIPVVYQGSEIGFMRGKAEHQGNRNYLGQENIEIAKTHPIQQQLSAIANIRKNLPALQNGLQVNLAFKGDHAAFYRVIQKGDIAQTALVLLNKSDKSHRFEITQYLDTGTWTEMRFKQKTQTIATGDALLAEVAGHSVHVWVKEGAVINESLKKELSQLMAFK from the coding sequence AACCGTTAGCCCGCCCGTCACATTCCTGTTTTACGAACGCTGCAATGACTATGGCATTAGCCCTAGCCTTAACTGCATGTACTCATACGAATCACAAAGCGTCAGTTGATAGTTCAAAGCAAGGCACAGAACAGTACTACGGCACGAATAACCCGTTTGTTAAAGAAGCCGTCTATTTTGTGATGACAGATCGCTTCGTCGATGGGGATGAGAGTAACAATTACCCTGAACAAGGAGGGAGCCTTCCCAGTTTTGATTTACCGCTTTATGCAGATAATGGTGATACCGCCAATGTGGGCTATTTAGGTGGCGATCTAAAAGGTGTATTAGATAATGCGCAGTACATCAGCAATATGGGGTTTACAGCGGTTTGGCTAACGCCCATAGTGGAAAACCCTGATCAGCAGTTTGCGGGGGGGGAGGCGATAGCGTATGGAGGAGCGTTTAAAGATGGAGGTAAGTCTGCTTATCATGGCTACTGGGCATCTAATTTTTATAAAATAGATGAGCATTACCCCTCCAAAAATCTAGACTACAAAACATACACCAACAAAATGCGTGAACAATTTGGCATCAAAACCGTGTTTGATGTAGTGGCAAATCATGGATCACCGTCGTTTAGCATGCCTATAGAGCAAGACACATTCGGGAAGTTGTATGATCAAGCAGGTCAGTTAGTTGCTGACCATCAAAACTTACCACCTGAAAAACTTGATCCGCATAATCCCTTACACCAGTTTTATCACAACACACCCGACATCATGCAGCTTTCAAATTTGAATGAAGACAATGCGCAATTACGTGACTATCTGATTAACTCGTATCTGTATTGGATAGAGCAGGGCGCAGATGCGTTTCGTATCGACACGATTAAGCATGTTCCTCATCACTTTTGGCAAGAAATGGCGGCAAGGGTGAGAGCAAAGTACCCAGACTTCTTTATGTTTGCAGAAAGCTTTGACTACAATGCGAACTTTATCGCTCAGCACACCCTTGCGAAAAACGGTGGGATCAGTGTGTTAGATTTTCCCGGCCAAAAAGCAATTACTAGTGTATTTGAAACACCGGGCAGTGATTACGCCTCTTTATTGACTTATTTACACTTAACACATGGGCCTTATGCAAACCCCTATGAGCTAACCACTTTTTACGATAACCATGATATGCCACGCATGAACGCCAGCGATACTGGTTTTATTGATGCCAACAACTGGTTATTTACCAGCAGAGGGATCCCTGTCGTTTATCAAGGCTCAGAAATAGGATTTATGCGAGGAAAGGCAGAGCACCAAGGAAATCGGAATTATTTGGGTCAAGAGAATATTGAAATTGCCAAGACTCATCCTATTCAACAGCAGTTATCGGCGATTGCCAATATAAGGAAGAATCTGCCAGCATTGCAAAATGGCTTACAAGTCAATTTAGCATTTAAAGGCGATCATGCAGCGTTTTATCGTGTTATTCAAAAAGGCGACATTGCCCAAACCGCATTAGTGTTACTGAACAAAAGCGACAAGTCCCATCGCTTTGAAATTACCCAATACCTAGATACAGGTACGTGGACCGAAATGCGTTTTAAGCAAAAAACACAAACCATTGCTACTGGGGATGCATTATTAGCTGAAGTGGCTGGTCACAGTGTACATGTTTGGGTTAAAGAAGGAGCCGTGATTAATGAGTCCCTCAAAAAAGAGTTGTCTCAATTAATGGCGTTTAAATAA
- a CDS encoding LacI family DNA-binding transcriptional regulator: protein MKEKATSFDIAHHAGVSQSTVSRALRNSPLVNKETREKVQAIARELNYKVDKNASNLRRQHSKTLALLLFEDPTSDNSLINPFFLSMLGSITRASANAGYDLLISFQNLSDDWHAEYEDSNKADGIILLGYGDYTEYCTKLTQLEAQNTHFVRWGALDDEHPGVSIGCDNFQGGFDVTQHLLDLGRKQFAFIGGADSRAPEFFARYQGYYKALTLADVAQCAVQQDAISTEDSGYSATLSLLKRHPDIDAIVCASDLIAIGVLRALRDSNISIPQQIAVVGFDNVPVASFATPSLTTVKQDTILAGEILVDSLLRLIAGEEVEHYLMHVDLVIRQSSGA, encoded by the coding sequence ATGAAAGAGAAAGCTACATCGTTTGATATCGCCCATCACGCTGGTGTATCGCAGTCTACGGTGTCACGTGCACTTCGAAATAGTCCTTTAGTGAATAAAGAAACCCGTGAAAAAGTACAAGCAATAGCCCGTGAACTTAATTATAAAGTTGACAAAAACGCCAGTAACCTAAGGCGTCAGCACAGTAAAACCTTAGCGCTTTTGTTGTTCGAAGACCCAACGTCTGACAATTCATTAATCAACCCTTTCTTTCTATCCATGCTTGGCAGTATCACACGCGCATCGGCAAATGCTGGATACGATTTACTGATTTCTTTTCAAAATTTAAGCGATGATTGGCATGCTGAATATGAAGATTCAAATAAAGCCGATGGCATTATTCTATTAGGATATGGTGATTACACAGAATACTGTACTAAGCTGACCCAGCTTGAGGCACAAAACACGCATTTCGTGCGCTGGGGTGCCCTTGATGATGAACATCCGGGGGTTTCAATTGGTTGTGATAATTTCCAAGGGGGATTTGACGTCACCCAGCACCTACTTGATCTTGGTAGAAAACAATTTGCCTTTATTGGTGGCGCAGATTCCCGTGCACCTGAGTTTTTTGCCCGCTACCAAGGCTATTATAAAGCGTTGACACTTGCCGATGTAGCCCAATGTGCCGTCCAGCAAGACGCAATATCAACTGAAGATTCTGGCTACAGCGCGACTTTATCACTGCTAAAACGTCATCCCGATATAGATGCCATCGTGTGTGCTAGTGACCTAATAGCTATAGGTGTGCTTCGGGCATTACGCGATAGCAATATATCGATTCCGCAACAAATTGCTGTCGTTGGCTTCGACAATGTCCCGGTAGCAAGTTTCGCTACACCAAGCTTAACCACGGTCAAACAGGACACTATCTTAGCCGGTGAGATTTTAGTAGACAGTTTATTAAGGCTAATCGCGGGAGAAGAAGTGGAGCATTACTTAATGCATGTTGATCTTGTTATTCGTCAATCCAGCGGAGCATAG
- the glnS gene encoding glutamine--tRNA ligase, with product MAETESRPTNFIRQIIDKDLQSGLHTQVHTRFPPEPNGYLHIGHAKSICLNFGIAQDYQGQCNLRFDDTNPDKEDIDYVNAIKNDVTWLGFEWQGEARYSSNYFDQLHAYALELIEKGLAYVDFSNQEQVREMRGTLTKPGTNSPYRDTSIEENLAQFAKMRNGEYKEGQCLLRAKIDMSSPFMCMRDPALYRVKFAHHHQTGDKWCIYPMYDFTHCISDAIEGITHSLCTLEFQDNRRLYDWVLENITIDVVPRQYEFSRLNLEYTVLSKRKLIQLVEEQYVSGWDDPRMPTIAGLRRRGFTAASIREFCKRIGVTKMDNMVEMGMLEAPLRDELNENAPRAMAVLEPVKIVIDNYPQDGVELLDAPNHPNRPAMGSRQVPFTKEIYIEAEDFREEANKKFKRLVLGKEVRLRNAYVIKAQRVEKDEQGNVTTIFCEYDADTLGKDPADGRKIKGVIHWVSAEHAVAAEIRLYDSLFSVPNPAAEEDFAACINTNSLTVKNGWVEPSLTKVDFDSSEILAYQFERTGYFCFDKDSSKDKLIFNRTVGLRDTWAKIGD from the coding sequence ATGGCCGAGACCGAAAGTCGTCCGACCAATTTCATTCGTCAAATCATCGATAAAGATCTGCAGTCGGGTTTGCATACACAAGTGCACACGCGTTTTCCGCCAGAGCCAAACGGTTATTTACATATAGGTCATGCAAAATCGATTTGTTTAAATTTCGGTATCGCTCAGGATTACCAAGGGCAATGCAACTTACGTTTTGATGATACTAACCCTGACAAAGAAGATATTGATTACGTTAATGCGATCAAGAACGATGTCACTTGGCTTGGTTTTGAGTGGCAAGGAGAGGCACGTTACTCTTCAAACTACTTTGATCAATTGCACGCTTATGCGCTGGAATTGATTGAAAAAGGATTAGCGTACGTCGATTTCTCGAATCAAGAACAAGTACGTGAAATGCGCGGTACCCTAACAAAGCCAGGTACCAACAGCCCATATCGCGACACCTCAATAGAAGAAAATCTTGCGCAATTTGCTAAGATGAGAAATGGCGAATACAAAGAAGGCCAGTGCCTACTGCGCGCTAAAATTGATATGTCGTCGCCGTTCATGTGTATGCGCGACCCAGCGTTATACCGAGTAAAATTCGCCCATCACCATCAAACAGGTGATAAGTGGTGTATTTATCCCATGTACGATTTTACCCATTGTATCTCTGATGCAATAGAGGGGATCACGCACTCTTTATGTACTTTGGAGTTTCAGGATAATCGTCGTTTATATGATTGGGTGTTGGAAAATATCACTATTGATGTTGTGCCACGTCAGTACGAGTTTTCTCGTTTGAATCTTGAGTATACCGTTCTGAGCAAACGTAAACTGATTCAGTTAGTAGAAGAGCAGTATGTGAGTGGCTGGGACGACCCCCGTATGCCAACGATAGCGGGATTGCGCAGAAGAGGCTTTACCGCAGCCTCAATCCGTGAGTTTTGTAAACGCATCGGCGTAACCAAAATGGATAACATGGTTGAAATGGGTATGTTAGAAGCACCACTGCGGGATGAGTTAAATGAAAATGCTCCTCGTGCTATGGCGGTGCTTGAGCCCGTTAAAATCGTAATAGATAACTATCCCCAAGATGGTGTCGAATTATTGGATGCACCTAATCATCCAAATCGACCTGCAATGGGCAGTCGCCAAGTTCCTTTTACCAAAGAGATATACATTGAGGCTGAAGACTTTAGAGAAGAAGCCAATAAGAAGTTTAAGCGTTTGGTCTTAGGCAAAGAAGTACGTTTACGAAATGCTTATGTGATCAAAGCGCAGCGCGTTGAAAAAGACGAGCAGGGCAATGTAACCACCATATTTTGTGAATATGACGCTGATACTTTAGGTAAAGATCCAGCTGATGGTCGCAAGATAAAAGGCGTTATCCACTGGGTTTCAGCGGAGCATGCTGTTGCGGCTGAAATCCGTTTATATGACAGTTTGTTCTCTGTGCCTAACCCAGCGGCTGAAGAAGATTTTGCGGCCTGTATTAATACCAATTCGTTAACCGTAAAGAACGGCTGGGTTGAACCTAGTCTGACCAAGGTTGATTTCGATTCGTCAGAGATACTCGCCTACCAGTTTGAACGTACCGGGTATTTTTGTTTCGACAAAGATAGCAGCAAAGATAAGTTAATCTTTAACCGCACAGTGGGTTTGCGTGACACTTGGGCAAAGATTGGCGATTAA
- a CDS encoding YciK family oxidoreductase: MFDFQPTSGLLTSKTILVTGAGDGIGKEAALQFAKYGATVILLGRTVSKLEAVYDEIVANGGPEPAIIPLDLQGATPQHYRDMANTIDNQFASLDGVLHNASLLGHLEPFQQINEDDWNNVMQVNVNSQFFMTQALLPVMKKSKNASLVFTTSSVGLKGRAYWGSYSISKFATQGMMEVIADENENTSVRANCINPGGTRTNMRAQAYPAEDASKLKTPEEIMPLYLYLMSDASKHESGKTFHAQPK; the protein is encoded by the coding sequence ATGTTTGATTTTCAACCAACCAGTGGGCTTTTAACGTCGAAAACCATACTTGTTACTGGTGCAGGCGACGGCATAGGGAAAGAAGCAGCCCTACAATTTGCTAAGTATGGTGCAACCGTCATTTTACTTGGTAGAACAGTCAGTAAATTGGAAGCCGTTTATGACGAGATTGTCGCAAACGGTGGTCCAGAGCCAGCTATTATTCCGTTGGATTTGCAAGGTGCTACCCCGCAGCACTATCGCGACATGGCCAACACGATTGATAACCAGTTCGCTAGCTTAGATGGCGTATTACACAACGCAAGCCTTCTAGGTCATCTTGAACCTTTCCAGCAAATCAATGAAGATGATTGGAATAACGTAATGCAAGTCAATGTAAACAGTCAGTTCTTTATGACTCAAGCACTGTTACCGGTAATGAAAAAATCGAAAAACGCATCGCTTGTTTTCACTACGTCAAGTGTAGGCTTAAAAGGTCGCGCATATTGGGGAAGTTATTCGATTTCGAAGTTCGCCACCCAAGGCATGATGGAAGTCATCGCGGATGAAAACGAAAATACCTCAGTTCGAGCAAATTGTATTAACCCAGGCGGAACACGCACCAACATGCGGGCACAAGCTTATCCGGCAGAAGATGCAAGCAAGTTAAAAACCCCAGAAGAGATCATGCCGCTTTATTTATATTTAATGAGTGATGCAAGCAAGCATGAGTCTGGCAAAACATTTCACGCACAACCAAAGTAA
- a CDS encoding VolA/Pla-1 family phospholipase, producing MNKLLLSASIAAVLGLTGCNGDSVADLETDNPVEKPFARVVFDPANSDLNLPNDLLMLPSGSFFDFTLNTEGTETFDGGNPEHALSALDGWSTQNPFSIRVTLPTGLDIDASSVNGSSIKLFQATQALEGTSETCQAIAAAAAAPGVPCELGDELVYGEDFVASYESGAGTGSITVIPLKPLAAGQGHMLVVTDSLLDTDGKSIKGSSSWELARQDIRTLPLSTEEQLQLQTLVNSIVDVIIPTGIEREAISYASYFSTVSAGSVMDSVKNLQIAGYATAFGAAMTATGGDAATSASVARDYLPQLNVSGDNVSNAYEALGSQLGDTYTALQAQGLGTCAGLYAALEASAGSPSAELTQAVTFAGPFCAAKRIEAEVKLPYYLSTTNPLGDWWRAMCTSGATLQLMGAETVTSLIQGGAVGPNDALCQQASGGQLRDLDLSSLGIDDPRNLTKFNPLPIPQGTNTDDDSTLINEAGTETLGVQFTVPDESVIAMLSAATNGAIPLQTKPDNGWPVIIVQHGITGAKENALVVAAAFSLAGFATVAIDHPLHGGRGFTLADGTVVNASTHSPTDYMNLASLITARDNLRQSAADTLGLRLALNAINDGSGVVDIDTSEVHFIAQSLGSISGMNTLANANTPFEGDFAPFSDMYKVDTAVLNVPSGGVANFLLESPDFGPLIKGSLLAASSEDFATFLAQYAEANALSIEAAIRPAYVAFDEALEDDARAEIAATFSQFVFAAQTILDAGDPINYAQQMAGNTPTLMQLVVGGGVNDDGTTALTDQVNPVVTALPLSGGIPLSQVMGLSQVSSTTESDATQSGVVYFSAGAHQSLFVPTPSVSATLEMQNQAVEYFGSDGQNIVIADESVVAN from the coding sequence ATGAATAAACTATTGCTTAGTGCGAGTATCGCAGCTGTGCTGGGACTAACAGGCTGTAATGGGGACTCGGTAGCAGATTTAGAAACCGACAACCCCGTAGAGAAACCGTTTGCTCGGGTAGTATTTGACCCTGCCAATAGCGACCTTAATTTACCGAATGATTTATTGATGTTGCCAAGCGGTAGCTTTTTCGACTTCACCTTAAATACAGAAGGTACAGAGACGTTCGATGGTGGTAATCCTGAGCACGCATTAAGTGCATTAGATGGGTGGTCGACTCAGAATCCATTTTCTATTCGTGTCACTTTACCTACTGGTCTTGATATAGATGCCAGCAGCGTTAACGGTTCATCAATTAAGTTATTTCAAGCGACGCAAGCGTTAGAAGGTACCTCAGAGACGTGTCAAGCAATTGCGGCCGCTGCCGCTGCTCCAGGCGTGCCTTGCGAACTAGGTGACGAATTGGTGTATGGTGAGGATTTCGTCGCTTCGTACGAGTCAGGAGCTGGGACAGGTTCGATCACTGTCATTCCATTAAAACCATTGGCGGCTGGTCAAGGCCACATGTTGGTGGTAACCGATTCTCTTTTAGATACAGACGGAAAAAGTATTAAAGGTTCAAGCTCTTGGGAGCTAGCCCGCCAAGACATACGTACCTTGCCATTATCGACAGAGGAACAACTGCAACTACAAACCTTAGTCAATAGTATTGTTGACGTTATTATCCCTACTGGTATTGAGCGCGAAGCGATTTCATATGCTTCATACTTTTCTACGGTCTCGGCTGGTAGTGTGATGGATTCGGTTAAAAATCTGCAAATTGCGGGTTACGCTACGGCATTCGGGGCGGCAATGACTGCAACTGGTGGTGACGCAGCGACCTCTGCGTCTGTGGCACGTGATTATTTACCCCAGCTTAATGTTTCAGGAGACAATGTCAGCAATGCGTATGAAGCACTTGGTTCACAGTTAGGCGATACGTACACTGCGTTGCAAGCACAAGGGTTAGGTACATGTGCTGGGCTATATGCAGCGTTAGAGGCATCAGCCGGTAGCCCTAGTGCTGAATTAACTCAAGCGGTTACGTTTGCTGGGCCATTCTGTGCTGCTAAACGTATCGAAGCAGAAGTTAAATTACCTTATTACCTTAGCACGACTAACCCGCTAGGGGATTGGTGGCGCGCTATGTGTACTAGCGGTGCAACACTGCAATTAATGGGGGCCGAAACGGTTACCTCTTTAATACAAGGTGGCGCCGTCGGGCCGAATGATGCCCTGTGTCAACAAGCGTCGGGCGGGCAGTTACGGGATCTTGATTTATCCTCTTTGGGGATTGATGATCCACGAAACCTAACCAAGTTTAATCCTTTGCCTATCCCTCAAGGGACAAACACCGATGATGATTCAACATTGATTAATGAAGCAGGCACTGAAACCTTAGGCGTACAATTTACCGTACCTGATGAGTCTGTGATTGCTATGCTTTCGGCAGCGACAAATGGTGCAATTCCTTTGCAAACTAAGCCCGATAATGGCTGGCCAGTAATTATTGTTCAACACGGTATCACAGGGGCAAAAGAAAATGCGTTGGTTGTCGCTGCTGCGTTTTCACTTGCTGGTTTTGCCACAGTGGCAATTGATCACCCGTTACACGGTGGCCGCGGATTTACATTAGCGGACGGTACAGTTGTGAATGCATCGACCCATTCACCAACTGACTATATGAACCTGGCAAGCTTAATCACAGCCCGTGATAACTTACGCCAAAGTGCCGCTGACACACTCGGTTTACGCCTTGCGCTTAATGCCATAAACGATGGTTCAGGTGTGGTGGATATTGATACATCAGAAGTCCATTTTATCGCCCAGAGTTTAGGTTCGATTTCGGGCATGAACACGTTGGCAAATGCGAACACGCCATTTGAAGGTGACTTTGCACCGTTTAGTGACATGTACAAGGTGGACACAGCTGTGCTCAATGTACCTTCTGGCGGCGTGGCTAACTTCCTTTTAGAATCACCGGATTTTGGCCCCCTAATTAAAGGGTCTTTATTGGCTGCATCTTCAGAGGATTTTGCTACCTTTTTAGCTCAATATGCTGAAGCAAATGCGTTGTCAATTGAGGCGGCTATCCGTCCGGCTTACGTTGCGTTTGATGAAGCGCTAGAGGATGATGCGCGCGCAGAGATTGCTGCGACGTTTAGTCAGTTCGTGTTCGCAGCACAAACCATTCTAGATGCAGGTGACCCTATTAACTATGCTCAGCAAATGGCAGGTAATACACCGACACTCATGCAGTTGGTTGTAGGTGGCGGCGTGAATGATGATGGTACAACAGCGCTAACCGATCAAGTGAATCCAGTGGTCACGGCATTGCCGTTGTCTGGTGGTATTCCTTTATCTCAGGTCATGGGTTTATCACAGGTTTCGTCAACGACCGAGAGCGATGCAACCCAGAGTGGCGTTGTGTATTTTTCTGCTGGAGCGCATCAGTCTTTATTTGTACCAACACCTAGCGTGTCGGCGACATTAGAAATGCAAAATCAAGCGGTGGAATACTTCGGCTCTGACGGACAGAACATTGTGATTGCAGATGAGTCTGTTGTTGCAAATTAA
- the sohB gene encoding protease SohB — protein sequence MEFLYEYGLFIAKAVTIVIAILLVVGGIVSLVSKQKQSKGNLEIDSISERLDDIKGSVDNLICTKDELKKKNKEQKKADKAAKKAAKSNKAEDEKGNLYVIDFNGSMDAHEVENLREEVTAVICIAKPNDEVLVRLESGGGVVHGYGLAASQLQRLKDKKIPLTVSVDKVAASGGYMMACVADKVLAAKFAIIGSIGVIAQIPNFNKLLKKNDIEFEQHTAGQFKRTLTMFGENNDEGREKFRDELEDVHQMFKGFVQEHRPTLAIDTVATGEYWYGSKALSLGLVDKIQTSDDFLLSANSDKKIYSVKYSVKKNLAEKFGMSVSHGVANTLMKLWHKTQIIPK from the coding sequence TTGGAATTTTTGTATGAGTACGGTTTATTTATAGCCAAAGCGGTAACCATTGTTATTGCGATATTATTAGTCGTTGGTGGGATTGTTAGTCTAGTTAGCAAACAAAAACAATCCAAAGGGAACCTAGAGATTGATTCAATTTCAGAGCGATTAGATGATATTAAGGGCAGCGTTGATAACCTGATTTGCACCAAGGACGAGCTTAAAAAGAAAAATAAGGAACAGAAAAAAGCAGATAAGGCGGCCAAGAAAGCCGCTAAGAGTAACAAAGCGGAAGATGAAAAAGGTAACTTGTACGTCATTGATTTCAATGGCTCCATGGACGCCCATGAGGTTGAAAATCTTAGGGAAGAAGTGACAGCCGTTATATGCATTGCAAAACCAAATGATGAGGTCTTAGTTCGTTTAGAAAGTGGTGGTGGAGTCGTTCACGGCTATGGACTTGCAGCATCGCAGCTCCAACGTTTAAAAGATAAAAAGATTCCATTAACTGTGTCAGTCGATAAAGTGGCGGCCAGCGGTGGGTATATGATGGCTTGTGTTGCTGATAAAGTATTGGCTGCAAAGTTCGCCATCATAGGTTCAATTGGTGTTATCGCGCAGATCCCTAACTTCAATAAATTATTAAAGAAAAATGATATTGAGTTTGAGCAGCACACAGCAGGGCAGTTTAAACGTACCCTAACCATGTTTGGTGAAAACAATGACGAGGGACGTGAGAAGTTCAGAGACGAGCTTGAAGATGTACATCAAATGTTTAAAGGGTTTGTTCAAGAGCATAGACCAACCTTAGCAATTGATACTGTTGCCACAGGTGAATATTGGTACGGGAGTAAAGCACTATCGCTTGGTCTTGTGGATAAGATCCAAACTTCAGACGATTTTTTACTCAGTGCAAATAGTGATAAAAAGATCTATTCAGTGAAGTATTCGGTGAAAAAGAATCTGGCTGAAAAATTTGGCATGTCAGTCAGCCATGGGGTTGCTAATACACTGATGAAACTTTGGCATAAGACACAAATTATTCCAAAATAG